TCAATGATACGACTTTGGTCAGCTCTTTCAGGACTGAACACAACCTTCAATCCTTTATAGATTCCAAATCCATGTAATTTTTTACGAACGTATTTTGCGAGGTTACATTGGTGTGTTTTAGAGATATCTGTAACCATCACTTGCGATGGATCTACTTTACCTCCTGCACCCAAAGATGTAACAATGGGAATACCACGGTCTATACAAGCTTTGATGAAATATACTTTCGGGGAAAGGGTATCAATACAATCAACTGCATAATCAAATTTGCCTTGATCTAAGATTTCATTGGTACGTTCATCACGTATAAATTCTGTGAGGACGGTCAGATCAAGATCAGGATTGATATCTTTTAGACGATCTGCCATAACCTCTGCTTTTAGCTTCCCTGCATTAGAATGTAAAGCGGGGATCTGACGATTACAGTTGCTGAGATCCACTGTATCGGCATCAACGATCGTCATCTTACCCACTCCCGCACGAGCGATCATCTCCGCACAAATACCACCAACACCCCCCAGTCCAACCACCAGCACATTTTTTGTCATTAACTTTTCGATCGGCTCATCACCCAATAAAAGTTGGGTCCGACTCATCCAGTAAGGTATCATTTGATGTTTGATTTTTTGAATTTTTGATTTCTTGATTCCTTTTCTTGTTCCTTGTTTCTTATTTCTTGTTTCTTATTTCTTGTTTCTTATTTCCCCTATCTTCAAAGAGCAAAAATGAAGTACTCATGCGGTTTTATAAAATAATTGTTGGCAGTTTATTCCTGTTATTTACTTATTCCGGTAAGACTCAACAGATTCAAGTATTGGAATCGGGTAAAAGAGTGAGCTTTCGTGGACTAAGTGTAGTGAGCGACCAAGTATTTTGGGCAAGCGGTAGTAATGGATCCGTCGTAAGATCAACGGATGGAGGTAAAAACTTGCAGTGGATTTCTGTTCCGGGTTATGAAAAAAGGGATTTCCGAGACATAGAAGCTTTAAGTGCTGATACCGCTGTGATCATGGCCATCGCTGAGCCTGCTGTGATTTTGAAAACCACGGACGGTGGTAAAAATTGGAGGAAGGTTTTTGAAGATACGACCAAGGGCATGTTTTTGGATGCAATGGATCGATCCCCAAACGGATCAATGATCGTTGTAGGTGATCCCATTCAAGGGCATCTATTTACAGCGATGTCTATGGATAATGGCAATAGTTGGCAAATCATGCCTGTTAAAGATGGAAAAAAAGATGTGCGCAAAGTCAAAGACACCGAAGCTATGTTTGCATCCAGTGGTACAAACATCAAATTGATCCCTGAAAAAGATTTCGGCACTCCTACACTCTTAGTGACTGGTGGAAGTAAAGCAAGCATTAAAGATGTATACAACTATTCATTCAATGACTCTCTACCGATGATCCAGGGTGGTACATCTACAGGAGCTAACTCTATCGATTATTGGAGTAAAACAAAATTCGCAGTGATAGTTGGAGGTGACTTTTCGAAAGATACCATTGCCATAGACAACTGTGTATTGGTTCAGTTCAAAAATGGTAAACCCATCTTTTCAAAACCTTCCGTTCCTCCTCATGGATATCGCTCTTGTGTGATCTATTTGAATGAAAATGAATTGGTCACTTGTGGTACATCCGGTATCGATGTTTCCAAAGATGGCGGACAAACATGGCAACTCATTTCGAAGGAAAGTTTCCATGTTGTACAAAAAGCAAGAAACGGCAAGGCCATTTTTCTTGCCGGCGGGAATGGAAGAATTGCTCAACTGATCTTACCTTAATACTATGAATACACATCAAAAGAAATGGTTGTTCATGGCGCCGATCGGACTTGTATTGGTAGGCGCAGGATTATCGATGGCCATTGATGCTGGTGCTGTTAAAGCAAGTGGAGGTAATTGGTTCTGGTATGGTACTGCTTCGCTCATTGTTTTTAATAGCGGGCTCTGCATTTTTGGTACTGCCATCATAGAAAAAGTTAAAAGCCTGAAATAATTTTTGATCGATTAAACTCCGAGGTATTGCTCATGTCTTATTAAAAACTTAAAGACATGAAAAAGACCTTTCTCATTGGTATGGCGGCTTTGTTTTGCATCGCCATTCAAACAAATACTGCTGTTGCACAGAATAGAGAAGAGATCAGAGAAAAAATTCGTCAACGTACAGACAGTCTTACCCCAGAGCAAAAAGAAAGATTACAGGAAAGAAGAAAACATGGCCGATATGAGCTATCTCCTGAAAGAAAAAAAGAAATGAGGGCTCGTTACGACAGTCTTTCTCCTGAGCAGAAAAAAACGATGCGTGAAAATATGCGCAAGCGTTATGAAGAATTAACACCCGAGCAAAAAGCAGCGCTCAAAGAAAAAGCCAAGAACAGAGCTGACAGTTTGAATCCCGGTCATAAAAGAATGTTGCGTAGAAGAATTGGATCATGACACCAACCCATTTAGTTCATTGTTGTTTTTTTTGAATACGGAAAAGGAGTACTGTGCGGATCAGTACTCCTTATTTTTTAAAAGCAAAATATACCGCTCCGAGGATAAATAAAAAGCTGATCAAATATTTGGTTTGAAACGGTTCTTTCAGATAAAAAACTGCGAATATGGTAAATACAAGCAGCGTTATGATTTCCTGGGTAATCTTTAATTGGAAGCCTGTGAAGCCATTTGCATAACCGGCACGGTTTGCAGGAACCATTAAACAATATTCGAAAAAAGCGATCCCCCAACTAATGGCTATCGCTTTCCATAATGGCATACCCTGTTGTTTGAGATGACCGTACCAGGCAAAAGTCATAAAGACATTGGATACTAAGAGTAATAAAATGGTTTTGATCATATAGATTCGATTTGAATGTGGCAGTAAATAACTGCAATATCAGCAGGAAAACAACATCTAGGTTGCCAGATTGCCACGCTCGGAAAATCAGCATGGATATTGTATAGGTACTTCAATCAATTAAAACAGGCAAGTATGAAAAAGTTTCAGGCGATCATTAAGTTTCAGATGGATGATGATTTCATGACGCTGGTCCCCCCCCATCGTACTTATGTCAATTTCTTATTGAACAAGGGCGTTTTCGACAGCTATGCGGTGAGTATGGAAAGTCAAACCTGCTGGATCACCATGAATACAGAGAGCAAAGAAGCGGCAGACCAAGTTTTGGTCAAATCTCCTTTGTATAAATACTGGACCTATGAGATCGAGGAATTATTCGTGTATGATAGCCAGCATTATCGTTTACCCGCACTGCAACTCAACTAATTTTAAAAAATCTCAAAACTTTTTTTGGCAGTAATGTTTCAGACCCTATTTTTGCACTCCCAACAAAACGGGAGCATAGCTCAGTTGGTTTAGAGCATCTGCCTTACAAGCAGAGGGTCCGCGGTTCGAACCCGTGTGCTCCCACAGAATAAAAAAACCATCCACTTCTTGTGGATGGTTTTTTTATGCCCAGCATAAACTCAGTTTCTTTAGTGCATCCCGACTTCAGTCGGGAGGGGCCGCGGTTCGAACCCGTGTGCTCCCACAGAATAAAAAAAAACCATCCACTTCTTGTGGATGGTTTTTTTATGCCCAGCATAAACTCAGTTTCTTTAGTGCATCCCGACTTCAGTCGGGAGGGGCCGCGGTTCGAACCCGTGTGCTCCCACCAAAAAAATATCTCCCTTTGACGGATGTTTTTTTATTCATCCATTTTTACGGTTTCATTATTGATTCGATCTATAATTTTGCATTATGACCGTAATTGTGAATACGACTTCCCCACGTCCATGGGAATCACAGGATGAAGATGTGATGGTTGAAACCACCACCCCTTATCAGTTGATCGTGTGGAATGACGAAGTGAATACTTTCGAATGGGTCATCGAAACTTTGATGGAAGTCTGCGGACATTCTCATGAACAAGCAGAACAAAGCGCGCTTATCATTCACTTTCAGGGTAAATACGCAGTCAAAAAAGGCGATTACGATACCCTCAAACCCATGTGTGATGCCATCACAGACCGCGGTATTGGTGCAACTATAGAAAACATAAAATAAGAAATAAGAAACAGAGAAATGAGAAAGTATTTCAATTAATCAACTAATATCATTTCATATTCCTTATTTCATATTCCTTATTTCTCATTTTGTATTTATGCCTTTACACGCTCTCACTTCCACTCTCTGGTTTCCTCCTGTCTCAGATGCTTTGGAAGATGGATTATTGGCCATGGGTGGAGATGTTTCCGTTGAAAGATTGTTACTGGCCTATCGCAATGGTATCTTTCCATGGTATGATGATACTCCCCCATTATGGTGGAGCCCCGATCCAAGATTTGTATTGATACCTGATGAATTGAAAGTAAGCAAAAGCATGCAACAGCTCATCAAGAAGAAAACATTTACATTCAAAACCAATACTGCTTTTGGTGATGTCATTACGCATTGCCAATCACTCCCTAGAAAAGGCCAAGATGGGACATGGATCACTGAGGAATTAAAAGAGGCTTTCATTGAACTACATCAACTTGGACATGCACATTCTGCGGAAACATGGGTCAATGATGAATTAGTAGGCGGCTTGTATGGTATTAAAATGGGACCTTTCTTTTTCGGAGAAAGCATGTTCAGCAAAGTGAGTAATGCCAGCAAATTTGCTTTCATTCATTGGGTAAAACAATTACAGCAAGAAGGGATAATACTTATCGATTGCCAGGTACATACCGACCACCTGGAAAGCCTTGGTGCAAAAATGATTCCGAGAGCGCATTTTATTCGGTTGCTTAAACAACATATCTAGCATTCACTCATGTTCTCTGCGGTACATATTCGAGTAGTTCGCCACAGAGAATACGAGAACGCTGAGAAGCTTTTTAGCTTTTGTAACCGTACATGACTTCTACATCACGCACGATCGTTTCCATATCGCGATCCTTATTATAGGGATCATAATTCTGCTTCAGGTTACTGCCAAATATCACTGCTATGGTCTGCCAAAAAGCAGCATTGAATCCGCCCTTGTATTCCTGGATGATCTCATAACAATTATTCCCGGTCTGACGATAGATCAATTTCATCAACACTTTACCTTGATACACCGAAAGCTTCGTTAGTTGATCGGCAAATTCTCGTTTCAGTTCTTTTTCTCTTGATTTAATAATGGCTCTTCGCTTTTGTTTATCAGATACATTCACGAGTCTTGCGTTGATCTCATTCATCACTTTACTGGCTGCTATAGCATAGGGATAAGTAACGTATACTGCATTACGCAAACGTGTCCACTCAGCCCAATGACGTTTCCATTTGCCGGTCAACTTACCAATGACTTCTACGGGAGGCAAAATACTTTCAGGGATCGTATCTCCTTCGGGTGTGATATAAGCATATACACGTACGGTATCATAGGGCCCCCGTTCTTGTGCAGAAAGGCACAATGAGGTCAGCAAAATGAGCACAATGCTCAACATAATATTTTTGCCAGGGACACGCATTACTTAAAAATAGAACTAGTTTTTCTAATTAATGCTGCCTGTGAAGAAAAGTAACCCGGGAGATGGAACAGTTTTAACAAATCGGTTGCTGCTTGATGCCAATCAAAATCAACAGCAGGCAGCAACCGTATATGAGGACGATTTAAGAAGCCACTTTTAAGGTGTTCTTCGATTGACGATTTCTTTGAATGATAGACATTACAAAACCGATCACCATGATCACGATACCGAGCCATAGTACATTGATCATCGGGAATTCATACACTTTCAATGTGATCAGATCCGTAATAGCGCCGCTTTCTTTGATACCTATCTCCAATAAGCCTTTCTTCTCATCCTTTACCTTATTGAATTTAAGGATCAGACTTTGTGCGGTAACCGTATCCGGAATAGCCCTGAACTCATTACCTGTGACTGCAATTCCCGGAGTAGCTGTGTACCTGCGACCATCTTTAGACAATACGGCTATATCAAGGAACAACGCTGTTTCACCTTGCGCGTATAGTTGAGATTTCTCTGTAGGGTTAACAGATACTTTATTCAGAACGAGTAAGCCATTGCTGTAAAACAAAGTATCACCGACACTGATCTCTCGATTGGTAAAACTGGTTGTGTCTTCAGAACTGTTTTCCTGGAAAGAAGTGATGTAAGCGAAAATATCTTTATGCCAGTAATGTTTCGCAGCCGGATTGGCAGCAAAACCCTCCATTCCCTTGTTATTCTTGATAACATCGGGATAGAGATTAAAAGAATCATCCCCTTGCTTTGCTTTGAATGAGATCTCGTAATAACGTTTACGGTCTCTTTCATTTAAAGTATCTTTTACATAGGTCACCATATATCGACCCATATCTGTAGCCACTCCTTTGAAAAGCGTGATATTTTCAGCAGGATTCCCTGCAGGGTTACCACGTTCTTTTGCATCTTCTTGTCTTAACGGTGTTACCCCTGTTGTATTCCAACTCAGTACCGTTTTCTTAGCAGATGAGATCAATATTCCCACGAGCACCAATCCAAATCCAATATGTGCTACTGAAGCTCCGGCAGCTTTTAGCTTCCCTTTCAATCCTAAGAAGATATAAGAGCTATTGGCTACAACCGCATACACAGCTGAAAAAATAGCCAAATGAATCGCGAATAAAAATCCTGGACCTTTTTTATCATATCCGATCTCACCAAAGAAGCTAATAGATAAACTAATGATCACAGTGATCAGTGTAGGTATCCAAATATGTTTACCAAAAAAACGTTTAGGTGTGTCTTTGTATTTCAGGTATTGTGTTAAAGCAGTCAGTACCCCGATGATGATCGCAACAAATATCTGTATCTGATTATGCGCGAATTCCGGGTCTTCCGGAGGCGCAATATTGGTTCCGAATAATTTGTTGAATACAGGTGTAGAGGTCTTTGCAATGATCACCATACCTGATAAGAACAACACCAATGACCCGATGAACATCCAAAACTCACGACTATATGTGTTCTCCTCTTTTTGAATAGATGGAATTGATTTATAGCTTTTGAAATACAATGCCAATGCAGGTACAAAGAACACCAATACAAACAATAGTAATTGAGTATTCATACCCAGATCTGTAAAAGCATGTACTGAAGTATCACCAAGCACTCCACTTCTGGTCAAAAAAGTTGAATATAAAATGAGTGAGAACGTAATGATATAAAAAAAGTAAGTAGGTCTGAGCGAATAACCGCTATGACGATAAATAAGATTGGTATGCAAACCGGCCACCAAAGTTAACCATGGCACCAATGAAGCATTCTCTACCGGATCCCAGGCCCAGTAACCACCAAAGGATAAACTTTCATATGCCCATGCAGCCCCCATCATGATCCCTGTTCCCAATACGGCTGCAGAGAAAGAAGCCCAAGGTAGTGATGGCTTTACCCACTCATGTTTCTTACTCATCAAACCGGCAATTGCATAAGCAAAGGGAACGATAGTAGATGCAAAACCTAAGAACAGAATCGGCGGATGGATCACCATCCAATAGTTCTGCAATAATGTATTCAGTCCCGTACCATCTTTGATCAAACTGAGATAATCAGGTCTTTCGAGTATCGGCCAATCAAACTCATTGCGCAATAACACAAAAGGACTACTTCCGATCTTCACGCCAAAAATGTATACACCCAATAACATGGTGGCAAGAGCAAACTGTGCAAAGCTCATCACCGTCATCACCCCTGCTTCCCAGGCTTTGGCACGCCAGATCAATACCCAGCCCAATACACAATGCCAAAAACTCCACAACATGAAACTCCCCTCTTGTCCTTCCCAGAAACAACTCAACAGATATTCCATCTGCAGACTTCTGTCGCTATGGTTGTATGCATACTTATATTCGAAAAGATGATTGGAGATGATATAATACAAAATACCAAACATGGCAAGAACACTGATCGTCTCTACCAGAAATGCCACACGTGCCATTCTGATCCAACCAACTCTCTCACTATCCAGACTGATACGACTTGCCTTAAAATAAGCAATGGTAGCGATCAGTGATGCTACCAATGATAAAACTGCAAAAAAATGACCTGCCTGTCCGGGTAGTAAATGTTCTCCTAAATATTGCATGATTAATTGAATTCTGTCAGGGAATAAAAATCAGGAACCTTCATAACTTAATTGGTCACTTCTTTGTTCATCTCAGGCTGTTGTTGCATGGCTTTTGGATCATCCTTGTATTTCGAAGGACATTTCAACAGGATATCCTTGCATTCAAAATGATCGCCCTGCATTTTTCCTTTTAAAACAAGACGTTCACTTTTCTCCATATCGGTGGGTTTATTATTATGGTACACCACTTTAATGCTATTACCCAAGGTATCCACAGCTGTAAAAGTCAAATAATTCGGATTTTTCACTGCATCATATTCCAAAGGCTGTGTTTTATCCAACTTAGCGATCAGGTTCACAAACTTTCCTTCTTTCTGCTTGGCAGATGCAATGGTTTCATACGTGGTCAAATCGCCTGTATAACTGATCAATACTACAATAGCAGCTGCAATGAGAACCAATATGATGATATGTGTTTTTTTCATGTCGACCTTTTTACGCTGCAAAAGTAGCCCAAAATGAACAAGCAACGCCTGATGTTTGTCTGGCAATCTTGTTAAAACAGATTTCTTTCCACAATTTTAGGACATGGAGCAGGAGAACCCTTCAGAAACAAACACATTACAGGAATATAAAAAATTCATGGCCAGGATCATTGCCGGTTGGTTATTCCTGATCTTTTTATGTCTTTGGATGTCCAATGCCCTCCCCTTTGATCATGTAGATTTTCCCGGATTCATAGACCCAAGTTATTTCCAAGTAGATGTCTGGAAATGGATCTTTACTTCCACCTTTCTACTCATTTTTCTGATCCTCCCCGGGCGTTATACCGCCATTATACTTGCTTTTTTAATGGGATTTTTCATTTATACCTATTTATACACCGGACGTGCCCTTTTTAATCCGGCTTTTGTATGGGTCTTAATCCCTTTTGCACTACCCGACCGCTGGTTTTTGGAAGGATGGCTGGGACTCAAATGGATCTTATTGATCAGTCTATTACTTCATGCCTGGTGGCTACCACTATCTGTAAAAGCCATTCCGGGTTATACCTTGTACCTGATACCCTTTATCGCATGGGAATACCTGTTCAAGTCATTCATGGAGAAATATGAGCCGAAATAACCCTGAATGGTATACGCAATGCTCAAATTATCCATGCTGAGCGGCACAAACAGTCATAATTCCGAAAAATGCGCCTAACTTGCGCCCTGTTTGCAATCTAAGAAATATCATGACCGATCTATCACAGTTTGACCCCAACACGGTTGGTAATCCCAACAACAACATTTTCGGACTCCCTTTTTCTGAAGAAGATGCACGCCTCGTGATCCTTCCTGTTCCCTGGGAAGTAACCGTGAGTTATGGTGCCGGCACAGCACGCGCAGCAGAGCATGTGTTAAAAGCCAGTATTCAAGTGGATCTCTTTGACGCTGATGTTCCAGGTGGATGGAAACAGGGTTATTACATGAAAGAGACCAACAAAAAGATCTTG
Above is a genomic segment from Sediminibacterium sp. KACHI17 containing:
- a CDS encoding tRNA threonylcarbamoyladenosine dehydratase; its protein translation is MSRTQLLLGDEPIEKLMTKNVLVVGLGGVGGICAEMIARAGVGKMTIVDADTVDLSNCNRQIPALHSNAGKLKAEVMADRLKDINPDLDLTVLTEFIRDERTNEILDQGKFDYAVDCIDTLSPKVYFIKACIDRGIPIVTSLGAGGKVDPSQVMVTDISKTHQCNLAKYVRKKLHGFGIYKGLKVVFSPERADQSRIIETEKAYPKKSIIGTISYMPAIFGCVAASVVIRDLYGDGRSQMSDV
- a CDS encoding DMT family protein, whose product is MIKTILLLLVSNVFMTFAWYGHLKQQGMPLWKAIAISWGIAFFEYCLMVPANRAGYANGFTGFQLKITQEIITLLVFTIFAVFYLKEPFQTKYLISFLFILGAVYFAFKK
- a CDS encoding ATP-dependent Clp protease adaptor ClpS, translated to MTVIVNTTSPRPWESQDEDVMVETTTPYQLIVWNDEVNTFEWVIETLMEVCGHSHEQAEQSALIIHFQGKYAVKKGDYDTLKPMCDAITDRGIGATIENIK
- the aat gene encoding leucyl/phenylalanyl-tRNA--protein transferase, encoding MPLHALTSTLWFPPVSDALEDGLLAMGGDVSVERLLLAYRNGIFPWYDDTPPLWWSPDPRFVLIPDELKVSKSMQQLIKKKTFTFKTNTAFGDVITHCQSLPRKGQDGTWITEELKEAFIELHQLGHAHSAETWVNDELVGGLYGIKMGPFFFGESMFSKVSNASKFAFIHWVKQLQQEGIILIDCQVHTDHLESLGAKMIPRAHFIRLLKQHI
- a CDS encoding DUF4294 domain-containing protein: MLILLTSLCLSAQERGPYDTVRVYAYITPEGDTIPESILPPVEVIGKLTGKWKRHWAEWTRLRNAVYVTYPYAIAASKVMNEINARLVNVSDKQKRRAIIKSREKELKREFADQLTKLSVYQGKVLMKLIYRQTGNNCYEIIQEYKGGFNAAFWQTIAVIFGSNLKQNYDPYNKDRDMETIVRDVEVMYGYKS
- a CDS encoding YCF48-related protein; its protein translation is MRFYKIIVGSLFLLFTYSGKTQQIQVLESGKRVSFRGLSVVSDQVFWASGSNGSVVRSTDGGKNLQWISVPGYEKRDFRDIEALSADTAVIMAIAEPAVILKTTDGGKNWRKVFEDTTKGMFLDAMDRSPNGSMIVVGDPIQGHLFTAMSMDNGNSWQIMPVKDGKKDVRKVKDTEAMFASSGTNIKLIPEKDFGTPTLLVTGGSKASIKDVYNYSFNDSLPMIQGGTSTGANSIDYWSKTKFAVIVGGDFSKDTIAIDNCVLVQFKNGKPIFSKPSVPPHGYRSCVIYLNENELVTCGTSGIDVSKDGGQTWQLISKESFHVVQKARNGKAIFLAGGNGRIAQLILP
- the ccsA gene encoding cytochrome c biogenesis protein CcsA, whose translation is MQYLGEHLLPGQAGHFFAVLSLVASLIATIAYFKASRISLDSERVGWIRMARVAFLVETISVLAMFGILYYIISNHLFEYKYAYNHSDRSLQMEYLLSCFWEGQEGSFMLWSFWHCVLGWVLIWRAKAWEAGVMTVMSFAQFALATMLLGVYIFGVKIGSSPFVLLRNEFDWPILERPDYLSLIKDGTGLNTLLQNYWMVIHPPILFLGFASTIVPFAYAIAGLMSKKHEWVKPSLPWASFSAAVLGTGIMMGAAWAYESLSFGGYWAWDPVENASLVPWLTLVAGLHTNLIYRHSGYSLRPTYFFYIITFSLILYSTFLTRSGVLGDTSVHAFTDLGMNTQLLLFVLVFFVPALALYFKSYKSIPSIQKEENTYSREFWMFIGSLVLFLSGMVIIAKTSTPVFNKLFGTNIAPPEDPEFAHNQIQIFVAIIIGVLTALTQYLKYKDTPKRFFGKHIWIPTLITVIISLSISFFGEIGYDKKGPGFLFAIHLAIFSAVYAVVANSSYIFLGLKGKLKAAGASVAHIGFGLVLVGILISSAKKTVLSWNTTGVTPLRQEDAKERGNPAGNPAENITLFKGVATDMGRYMVTYVKDTLNERDRKRYYEISFKAKQGDDSFNLYPDVIKNNKGMEGFAANPAAKHYWHKDIFAYITSFQENSSEDTTSFTNREISVGDTLFYSNGLLVLNKVSVNPTEKSQLYAQGETALFLDIAVLSKDGRRYTATPGIAVTGNEFRAIPDTVTAQSLILKFNKVKDEKKGLLEIGIKESGAITDLITLKVYEFPMINVLWLGIVIMVIGFVMSIIQRNRQSKNTLKVAS
- a CDS encoding cytochrome c maturation protein CcmE; protein product: MKKTHIIILVLIAAAIVVLISYTGDLTTYETIASAKQKEGKFVNLIAKLDKTQPLEYDAVKNPNYLTFTAVDTLGNSIKVVYHNNKPTDMEKSERLVLKGKMQGDHFECKDILLKCPSKYKDDPKAMQQQPEMNKEVTN